AAATTTTGAAATTGgtggttccttttcttttcatttgtaaATGCAGCCAGGTCCACGTGACTTGCCCCATCAGTGTCTTATTAAACGAAATAAGAAGACTTCAACATTTTACCTATATCTTGCTCATACTCCATGTAAGTATATATTGGTAGACatgtttttgcaaattatgaAGATGTGCGGAGGATCTTTCTATACACTTTTGCAGCTATTTAGTTTGACTGAGTAAATCGTTGACATATGACTTGCTTGTACCAAAGATGAAAGAGACATGATTCATTTTGTCAACTTGTAGGATGACTTTTGTCTAGGTAGATGTAATTGATTGTGACCCTATGCTTATTCAAATCAACTTGACTCAGTCCTTATTTGATATCAAGTATTCTTGTCAATATAATAAACTTGACTGATTAAGGTGTCTCACCTATATATTGACTAGCATGTAatgttaaattgaattttaaaaaaataaaaggtagaaggaaaaaaaaaagaaggtaaaaaaaactttaaatatggAGTTGAATGGTGGTAAACCATGGGTgataaaatgtttttggtttCATCAATTGTGTATGGTTTTAAGAAGTGCCTCATGATGGTCAATGGTTCAACATAAATTTGTAACTGTGCCTGGAAACTTGGATCAAATGTTTCTTATGTAAACATGAAATCTTGTGTTAGATATGTTTCTTCAAAAATCTGTTAGTAAATGGCCCTGGCACAACTTTgtgatatgttttttcaaattttgtcaAATAGACAAATTATGCATATTCTTCATCTGTTAATTCACGTTTTATACCCAGGATGATGCAGGACAGCCTAGGGGCTGTTCAGAATCTGACTTTTAGAGGTTGTTAAAAGTGATGTCAATAGTAATTTTATGGTTTGAGCTGATCTTTTCATTGTTAAGATTAGATGGACTTGAATGCGTGGATGTTTAGAAACTCAGTGGAGGTTATTTGATGGTTGGAATATAGGATTTAACTTGCTGAAATGTGTAGAAACTATTAGTTACTCTAATAGGTTATCTAGGAGTCACACCTAGAGGATAAAAAATCCTAAGCTTCACACCTAGGAAGATTGACTCACACAATCAAAAGCAAATTTCTGTAATTTCACTAATAAactgtaaataaaatattgaaagactACATAACCTTTATATAGAGATACAATAAGGAattgttttctatataaaaaatctgTTTAGAATAggaaaaacctaaaaaagataattacttgagaactaaaaaaatactaaatagaaaataaccTAGATCTAGACAATTTTTCCAGATTTTCTAGCAAATATGAAAATTACAGAAATACcccttatataaaaatacattaatctgGCTTCTTTTGTTGTCTGCATCATAGGATCTCTAACTTGAAATATTCCTTCTGTGTTCATCATCATGTGATAGGACGTAGAAATCTGGCAAGTTGTGTGCTTTTAAGGGGCAGTTTGTGACAGGCTCTGTCATAGCAGAAACTGTTGCATGCAAAGACATGTTTAGATTGTATCAATCAACACCTATGGGTTTTGTATTAGAAATTTCGTTGCTGCTCTATTGAAAAGTTCTGGAACTTGCACCACGAAGAGTTGGTGCTCAAGCAAAAtgtaaagtaaaaaaacaaagtataatTTTTCTGTCAGGTACTGGTTTCTCAAGCACATATGGAAAGTAAATCATGAAAATGTTTGGTTGGAGAAAATTAGATTGGAATTGTAGTCACATTTCTTTAATGATActggtttcaatttttttctgttaCAGCAGTGGTTCACATTATTGTTCTTGCTTTTGGTAATTATGGAAATAATCATTTGAAGGATGTTGTAAGCCATGTATGGAAAGATACACAATTTGAGGTGCAAGTAAGCAATACTGAACAGCAAAAAAGCAATACTGAATGATAAAGCTAATAATGAATGGCAAGATTTGGTATGCAGTGTTCACAGAAGTTTGTAAACTTTTAGTTGCAAACTATGTTCTAGTCTTACTTACTGGTTTTCCATTGCTAGATTTCGGTTTGTCATCAAAAACTTTTGGCTGCATCATTTGACTGGCATAATGTAAAACAATTGAGCTTTGGCTCATTATTCTCTTCTGTTTTTCTTACTAGCATTTATGGATAAGGGGAAGTTTCTTCTAGCAGCACGGAGGTATAGGCACAGTGCTCACACAGAGTATATCATCTCACTCAATGCTGATGAATTATCCCAAGGAAGTAATGCTTATGTTGGAAAGTTAAGGTAAGGtatttttgtatcaaaacaAGTTCTGGtttgttgttttcaaaataatgCACTTCCTGGATATAGTTACCACTTCCCAGCAATTTGTGCCTGGACGCTTAGGAACCATTTACTCACAGTTGCTAAGAATCTACATCGCATTTTACTTTTACTCGTTTTAAGTATGGTATTGTTTATTCTCATAGTCATGCTTTGCGTTCACATGAATTACAGTGCTGGGACAATCTagttttcaggtttttttcctcaaattatTGAGATCATTTATCTTTTGATTCATAATACATGGCATTTCATTGAAGTAATGTGGATCTGATTTGGAACAATACCTAGTTTAGAGTCttgcaaaaataatataaaaagatggGGGCTTTGGGATAATTAGTGATAATGTAACAAGTCATATGAAAATGATTCCATTTTCAACTTTAAATATTGCAGTTCGGACTTTCTCGGTACCAACTTCACAATCTTTGACAGCCAGCCACCACACAGTGGTGCAAAGCCCTCGAGTTGCAGAGCTAGCCGGCGATTTGCAAGCAAGCAAATAAGCCCCCAAGTTCCAGCAGGCAATTTTGAAGTTGGGCAGGTCTCTTATAAATTTAATCTCTTGAAATCTAGAGGTCCAAGGAGGATGGTTTGCTCACTCAAGTGCCCAGTGCTGCAAGAAACAATCAATGACAAAAATCTTGACAATTCAAAGATGAATGGACTGGAGTCTGCTTCCTCTGGTTGTACAGTTTTGCGGAACAAAGCCCCAAGGTGGCATGAGCATTTGCAATGTTGGTGCTTGAATTTCCATGGTCGGGTAACGGTAGCTTCAGTGAAGAACTTTCAACTAGCTGCAACTATGGACCAAAGCCAGCCTGGAGGGAGAGGAGATGAGGATACTGTCCTCCAGTTTGGGAAGGTAGGCGACGATACTTTCACCATGGATTATAGGCTGCCACTCTCAGCTTTTCAAGCATTTGCCATATGCCTTACTAGCTTCGGCACGAAACTGGCATGTGAGTAATTTATATGCTATTATTATGATGTTGAAATTATGGATTCCTCTGCATGTTTTGTTATCAGTCCTGTTAAAATCATTTCTACAAATGCTGTTTGGCTGGAAGAAGCCAATGATGTAAATGTTATGTATTCATGACAGGAGTTTCAAAATTTTCCATTCCCAGCAATTTCTCCTTTTCAATCTTTGGTCTCTGCTTTCTTCACTAAAGCACTTGAGAGCAATTGTGTGCATCCATAAGGTAATCTTCAACAGCATACCAAATCATTCTTCAGAAAGGAAACACAAGTCTGTCTTAGACCTGTTTGTTTCATAGAAAATAGagatttggcttgatttttaaaaaagtgtatttttttatgttttgagcaGAAAATATTGTCTAGAagttatcaaaaatattttttactcttaataaattatcaaccaattataaattattttctaaagttattttatttagtttggaaTCATTGTGATGGAAATTTCTTAATCCAAACTTAATGACTTCTAATTTGAGAAAGTTTACCTCTTCAATCTAGAGATCctttataatttctatttaactaattaaatttcattttatatcaaatataacaTTCATCATTAtataaatgctaaaaaatatatttttatctttgatttgatgagaaaattatttctaaatagaaattaagtaattattccagaattaaaaaaaagattatattttacttattctaagttaaagaaaatcataatgtcaattctgtattttaaaaaataaatctatttagtTTAAACTTAGAGATCAAGTATTAAAGTTTTCATTGTTCATTCGTATAATTATATCAGGGTAGTAACAACTTAGAATTTTAAGTCATagtttttcaatcaaataaattgagtttCGTACCACCATTTTTTTGTTAGTTCATCAGAGGTAtgcctttttatatttaaaaatcttcaTTGAGTTTGTAGATCGGTTGTGGTTTTTGTGCTTTGTTGATCTCCCCTATCAACAACTATAACTATATttgtttcattaatttttttcatacgtATTCTTAAAAGTTTAATCACttatatttaatgtttaatgattatctaaattatgattttattataaacatgacctaaagattaaatataaataatataaaaattattacaacCAACAAATAAATCTCGATGCGTAACTACTTTATCAAACAAGGTGAAGGTTCAAATCTGttagcataaaaaaagaaaaagattttatggtacttagaaaataaataatgacatcttattatttactttttatgctcacttgaaaaaaacaaaaaatataagtaaGAAAGATAGATACGAAATGGAGatatttttatcagttttgatggttcataaatttttttcttttttttttttgtatttgttagcTAAGAAGATATCATTAGTTATTCTCCGCGTACCATAAGATTTACCTAGTGAACTCTCATTGTTAAATGGAACCTATTGAACTCTCATTGTTAAATGAACCAATTGACactaaaaatttaagatttatcatataatttctcttatttttaaattttagttctctttattgaattttctcttttcttaataaattttaacaaactaaTTATTAAATAGCATAAAAGGCtgtaattgaattaaaaacaattgagaaaaaattaaaaagaagaagaagaagaagaaggttaaTGTGGATTTCTATAGCATCTTACctaggtattttaatatatattgtaattatttatCCCCGTGAGATTAAGAATGTCTTTACCCCAATTATAGCATAATTTATCCACAGTTTTGAATCAAAATGAACTTAATAACTtcaatcttttttgtttgaatatcaCAAACTATCTTGCGtgcattaacttttttttttttttttcaatatatcacATGCTTTCATAACACGTTTTGTGTTTCTATATTCTCATCTAAGattcaaaataacaaagacTTTTTTCTAATCAAAAACTAATTCAAGGTACTTGTATTAAAGTTATCAATTCTGTTTCATTTTACTTAGAATGgccaatatattttatattatttaaaaaaataaaatagaatagaataaattttatctctttCAAGATCTTGaatcattttagattttttgaccAAATTCAAGACGAGATATATTTCAAGTTTACTTCATTCATTTCAttctgaataataatttttattgttatttatcaaTAGAATATATTCCATTTTATGATGGTGCAAGCTATCATGATTACCATCATTATGTTGGGGGACAAAACCATAGAAACTTTACATCAGTGTTTTTGAGTATTTAGTAAGTTAGCACATTTAAGACAAATATTTGTAACATAACACAGGCGCAAAAATAATTTAGGGAACTTGTGGTATATACAACTCTTCTAACATAAACATTTTGGGATAAATTATTTTGTCAGCAACTCACCccatgcaaaaaataaataaacagcaATTTACACAATCACAAATAACCAATTTTCCAGCAATATAGAGCAGATGTCATGCCCAACTAAGGTTTTGTATTAACAATTTCCTGCACCAAAACTTGGCAACTAGCATTATCACCTAACCTAGATAAAGTAGTTGTTTATGATGTCTATGTGGTTCTTTGAAAGTTTATTGGAAATTGAGTCAACTATACTAGAAGAATTTCTTTGTCTATGTCTACTATTCAAGTAGAGCTCGAGCATATTAATCTCATTGATCCTTGTAAACCCAAACATTGAATTCACACAATTGTCATTACGGATTGGTACGATGACATAATAAGTTTGACTAGCTTTGGTTTGCAACATCCTACAAGTAGTTTCAACTtctattttaaacatatttcaATCAAATCGatcacataatattttttataattttgttaaggGATATGTCTAATGTTACAATTAGAAATTCATGGCTTTCTCTATTATATGTAATACAATTGTCGAAGATACTACTATTGAAGcataatattcataaattatcaAGTATTATGTCAaacaacacaacacaacaaaacacaattctaatttattaatatcttgggGTTAATCAAGGTGTATCAattatcaactaaaaatatatctaattaacctAATCCATAATTTAACCTAAATCAACACTAACATTGCAAacacataattttattaattcagaatcaacaacaacataaaataattgattatttagCAAAATAACTTAActatcaactaaaaatatatttaattaacctATTACATAATTTAACCTCAATCAACACTAACATTTATTCtccataattttgttaattcactaaataacataattaatactaattaaacataaatcaaTTATAGCTAACCTAATTCCtaattcaaaaccctaacatcaataaataaaatcaactttaattaaacataaattacatgaaattaattgaggGGAAGTGTTCAATATACCTTTAAAAGTGAAATGTGGTTGGTTAGGGTGATCAATGGTGGTATTTTAGCCGGAATATAGCTGCCCCATCACTggtaaagagaaaagagagtttGTCGCGAGTagagcaagagagagagagggtgatGTGGAGAGAGATTAGTGTTTTAGGGTTGCTTGTAGTGTTTATGGCGGTGGAAAGAGAGAGATCCAGATCCAGCCAATGGTGAGAGAGGGGGGGAGAGGAGGAGGAAAGAAGATAAAGAGGAGAAAGACGTTGCATGATTTAAAATTTGAGATGAGTCGTAGAAGATATCTGCGACTCGttaaaatatactatttttctaattattttctcAGTTAtggtactttattttttttaaaattgccttaaaaataactcattgtgattttatttatagaaataaCAAGGTAAGGAGGCAATTCTTGTAACTAATTATGCTATACTAGAAGTTATGATAACTGATATTAGAatgttttctttgatgattagGGCTATTGGTTTCAGAAGAAGCTTCTTTGGAATGTAATggcatttttcattttctaacatataatttattatctatGTTAGAAAAATACAGACAACTGTATTTTGTATCATTATTTCCTGCTAACATCATGTTTCTTTTATGTAATTCAGTTGAAAGAGGGAGTGGGAAATCGTGGTGAGCAGAATGCAGGTTCCTGCCATTTTGCTACACAGAACTCTTATTCAGTAAACCTTATTCAGTGCAATGCCTTTAGGTACAACTCTTGAAACTGTTTTAAGCTGATGTTGTCCAAATTAAATCTTTACTActtaagaatttttaaaattttaaattatatttagatgcttagtattatatttatattgcataattaaaaattgatttatctatatatttgaattgaaatcatgcatattaaattaatattttaaattatatatgtgtgtatgtgTGAGGGTATAAGATCTTAAAGAACACGAATCCAGAtttattgtttcaataaaaaaaatcaattagaataaaattgacaaccttaacttaaaaaaataataattaaaaaactaagttcaatttaacctaaaattcaaaaagaCTTTGAATAAATTAACCAATAGACGGATTAAAGAAAATCTCCCAGGAATGAGTTATGCTTAGGCTCTATTATCAATCTCACGTCCACTGTAACTAGTAGTTATTCAAAGACAAAATAATActccaattttattatttttttaaaaaagtaaagttagaataataattaaaaacttcaTATTCAAATGCAATATTTTCCATCCAAAACTATATTACTATCACAATAGATTTTTATACTAGatttggaaaaaacaaaattagaagttCTTCACAGTTTTTCAActgtttttcaaataagaaaaaaaatataaacaatataactttttattgcatttttatCAATGTAATCTTGatgaactttttatttattttttaaaattatctttatttttaaaaatgaacatGGCTTTCGAttttctattgaaaaaaaaaactgaaaattaaataaaataataattattattagtaaatCCAAAAGATGTCACCAAAATATTATGTAGACGTTTTCCCTCCCACACATTTTACTATAgacttattattaaaaaaaaaaaattgatcctcaagttttttttttatttgtcgattattttttttgagccaaattaaaggattattgaatcaaatttattaactaagaacataattaaaaaaacatgagaccAAAATAGAAAAGTCACCACAAATGAGTgatggttttaaaatttataaaaaaagtttaatttaatcctcaaactttacaaatcataaatattcaatccctcaatattttttcaattcagt
This is a stretch of genomic DNA from Populus alba chromosome 11, ASM523922v2, whole genome shotgun sequence. It encodes these proteins:
- the LOC118038298 gene encoding tubby-like F-box protein 7 isoform X2; translation: MSLRRSILSRRFSRSFNNQNRNERNAVESGRLGGELWAESDGWGSMLPELLGEIIKRVEESEDRWPQRQSVVACACVCKKWRDVTKDIVKSLPNSSSSNKASPGKITFPSCLKQPGPRDLPHQCLIKRNKKTSTFYLYLAHTPSFMDKGKFLLAARRYRHSAHTEYIISLNADELSQGSNAYVGKLSSDFLGTNFTIFDSQPPHSGAKPSSCRASRRFASKQISPQVPAGNFEVGQVSYKFNLLKSRGPRRMVCSLKCPVLQETINDKNLDNSKMNGLESASSGCTVLRNKAPRWHEHLQCWCLNFHGRVTVASVKNFQLAATMDQSQPGGRGDEDTVLQFGKVGDDTFTMDYRLPLSAFQAFAICLTSFGTKLA
- the LOC118038298 gene encoding tubby-like F-box protein 7 isoform X1 — translated: MSLRRSILSRRFSRSFNNQNRNERNAVESGRLGGELWAESDGWGSMLPELLGEIIKRVEESEDRWPQRQSVVACACVCKKWRDVTKDIVKSLPNSSSSNKASPGKITFPSCLKQPGPRDLPHQCLIKRNKKTSTFYLYLAHTPSFMDKGKFLLAARRYRHSAHTEYIISLNADELSQGSNAYVGKLSSDFLGTNFTIFDSQPPHSGAKPSSCRASRRFASKQISPQVPAGNFEVGQVSYKFNLLKSRGPRRMVCSLKCPVLQETINDKNLDNSKMNGLESASSGCTVLRNKAPRWHEHLQCWCLNFHGRVTVASVKNFQLAATMDQSQPGGRGDEDTVLQFGKVGDDTFTMDYRLPLSAFQAFAICLTSFGTKLACE